In the Hordeum vulgare subsp. vulgare chromosome 7H, MorexV3_pseudomolecules_assembly, whole genome shotgun sequence genome, one interval contains:
- the LOC123410333 gene encoding uncharacterized protein LOC123410333 gives MEFRWPPGSAPFPPARFAHPRDGFACTPGMQVRPLPPPPLREHIIREAVTRRLTEEWALGDLAFARRLSEGFGPDPFFAPDLLTPPPHAPMPMPMPMHPLPHAPFEGFGAWQWQGPGPRRHAGFGGRTPFPREEKRRASPPRPDPKRKVKLPEIEPSGTPEALSPKVAMMKRKADANAATTVPKTVQKLAEDWSCSLCQVIAPSEAGLNEHLGGRKHKAKLAQCGVSEVIKDDKNCLQTTIGNENSTDPCDAPKKICMLVDGATCEAGLNEDLGGRKLKAELALCGASKAIKDDKDSLHTTTGNKNSTDPCDAPKKIFLEVDGEMHEVVRKNNYLWCDRCRVRGDSNVIMAGHLRGKKHSKLNMVWTSIKAVRTNTNTKEGLPSCGSQVNTNGSTEIPGVIEGNINMTTEVDESSPVENPVQKEIHLQSKKHSKSNNVWTSIKALRTNTDTKKGLPSCGSQLNTNGPVENPVQKEIHLWNKKHSKSNNVWTSIKAVRTNTDTKKGLPSCGSQLSTNGPVENPVQKEIHLRNKKHSKLNNVWTSIEAVRTSTDTKEGLPSCGSQLNTNVSSEIPAVIEGNINMTTEVDESGPVENPVQIEIHPWSKTHSKLNKVWTSIKAVKTNTNTKEGFPSCGSQVTPCLKELIMFKAQQGAKSDPSSAPEETSYANDSSQKRKPCQMTSKVQPPAKKRKYKPRKTVSSDDHRLKEQSADSCLQEAGEVSRGKAKAPVEIQVQTNRKEITRMATIKAVRTNTDTKEGFPSSCGSQVNTNGSTEISAVIEGDINMTTLVDESGPVENPVWKEITRMAAIKAVRKNTDTKEGLPSCGSQVNTNDSTEIPAVIEGNINMTTGVDESGPVENPIQKEITRMATIWAMFSS, from the exons ATGGAGTTCCGCTGGCCGCCCGGCTCCGCTCCGTTCCCGCCGGCACGGTTCGCCCACCCCCGCGACGGCTTCGCCTGCACGCCGGGCATGCAAG TAAGGcccttgccgccgccgccgctgcgagAGCACATCATCCGCGAGGCGGTGACGCGGCGGCTCACCGAGGAGTGGGCCCTGGGCGATCTCGCCTTCGCCCGTCGCCTCAGCGAGGGGTTCGGGCCCGACCCCTTCTTCGCCCCCGATCTACTCACGCCCCCACCGCACGCGCCGATGCCGATGCCGATGCCGATGCACCCGCTTCCGCACGCGCCGTTCGAGGGGTTCGGGGCCTGGCAGTGGCAGGGACCTGGGCCTCGCCGGCACGCGGGGTTTGGGGGAAGGACGCCGTTCCCCCGCGAGGAGAAGAGGAGGGCGTCTCCGCCGCGGCCGGATCCGAAGCGCAAGGTCAAGCTGCCTGAGATCGAGCCCTCCGGGACACCCGAG GCTCTTTCACCGAAGGTTGCAATGATGAAGAGGAAAGCGGATGCAAATGCTGCAACTACTGTACCAAAGACAGTACAGAAACTAGCCGAGGACTGGAGCTGTTCATTATGCCAGGTTATTGCACCATCTGAAGCTGGTCTAAATGAGCATCTTGGAGGAAGAAAACATAAGGCGAAGTTGGCACAATGTGGTGTTAGCGAGGTGATCAAAGATGACAAAAACTGCTTGCAGACAACCATTGGGAATGAAAACAGCACAGATCCTTGTGATGCACCTAAAAAAATATGCATGCTAGTAGACGGTGCAACATGTGAAGCTGGTCTAAATGAGGATCtcggaggaagaaaacttaaggcCGAGTTGGCCCTGTGTGGCGCCAGCAAGGCAATCAAAGATGACAAAGACAGCTTGCACACGACCACTGGGAATAAGAACAGCACAGATCCTTGTGATGCACCTAAGAAAATATTCTTGGAAGTAGATGGTGAAATGCATGAAGTTGTTCGGAAAAACAACTATCTGTGGTGTGATCGCTGCAGAGTCAGGGGTGATAGTAACGTCATCATGGCTGGCCATCTGCGAGGCAAGAAGCACAGTAAATTAAACATGGTTTGGACATCGATAAAGGCTGTGAGGACAAATACCAATACTAAGGAAGGTTTGCCTTCTTGTGGAAGTCAGGTAAATACAAACGGCTCTACTGAAATTCCAGGGGTAATTGAAGGCAACATAAATATGACCACCGAGGTAGATGAAAGCAGCCCTGTAGAAAATCCTGTCCAGAAAGAAATCCATCTGCAGAGCAAGAAGCACAGTAAATCAAACAATGTTTGGACATCGATAAAGGCTTTGAGGACAAATACCGATACTAAGAAAGGTTTGCCTTCTTGTGGAAGTCAGCTAAATACAAACGGCCCTGTAGAAAATCCAGTCCAGAAAGAAATCCATCTCTGGAACAAGAAGCACAGTAAATCAAACAATGTTTGGACATCGATAAAGGCCGTGAGGACAAATACCGATACTAAGAAAGGTTTGCCTTCTTGTGGAAGTCAGCTAAGTACAAACGGCCCTGTAGAAAATCCAGTCCAGAAAGAAATTCATCTCCGGAACAAGAAGCACAGTAAATTAAACAATGTTTGGACATCGATAGAGGCTGTGAGGACAAGTACCGATACTAAGGAAGGTTTGCCTTCTTGTGGCAGTCAGCTAAATACAAATGTCTCTTCTGAAATTCCAGCGGTAATTGAAGGAAACATAAATATGACCACCGAAGTAGATGAAAGCGGCCCTGTAGAAAATCCAGTCCAGATAGAAATCCATCCGTGGAGCAAGACACACAGTAAATTAAACAAGGTTTGGACATCGATAAAGGCTGTGAAGACAAATACCAATACTAAGGAAGGTTTTCCTTCTTGTGGAAGTCAG GTAACCCCTTGTTTGAAGGAGCTTATAATGTTCAAGGCTCAGCAGGGGGCTAAATCGGACCCATCCTCAGCCCCCGAAGAAACTTCTTATGCAAATGATTCCTCTCAGAAAAGAAAGCCATGTCAAATGACCAGTAAAGTGCAGCCTCCTGCTAAAAAAAGGAAATATAAACCTAGAAAGACTGTAtcatcagatgaccacagattgaAGGAACAAAGCGCAGACAGTTGTCTTCAAGAAGCAGGAGAGGTCAGCAGGGGAAAGGCCAAGGCGCCTGTGGAAATACAAGTTCAAACCAACCGGAAAGAAATCACAAGAATGGCCACCATAAAGGCTGTGAGGACAAATACCGATACTAAGGAAGGATTTCCTTCTTCTTGTGGAAGTCAGGTAAATACAAACGGCTCTACTGAAATTTCAGCGGTAATTGAAGGTGACATAAATATGACCACCTTAGTAGATGAAAGCGGCCCTGTAGAAAATCCAGTCTGGAAAGAAATCACAAGAATGGCCGCCATAAAGGCTGTTAGGAAAAATACCGATACTAAGGAAGGTTTGCCTTCTTGTGGAAGTCAGGTAAATACAAACGACTCTACTGAAATTCCAGCGGTAATTGAAGGCAACATAAATATGACCACCGGAGTAGATGAAAGCGGCCCTGTAGAAAATCCAATCCAGAAAGAAATCACAAGAATGGCCACCATATGGGCAATGTTTTCTTCTTAA